One genomic window of Marinobacter adhaerens HP15 includes the following:
- a CDS encoding CBS domain-containing protein — MSIFVSEPGRPVGTRLPETFRARPVGDVTELAETQSINPGRSEATDAEFQQAANAGRYKALEEYGAAAAGERREDRPYLPVSSISSQTLYSVPASATISEALTVMDEHQVHHLVIMADNNVAGLVDLRWLLGWLHENEADAMSQSLVHIELPAFLTASPETDAHQLARLMLAHQLNAALVVDAKGAASGIVTSTDYLRLYASAGRHQGTV, encoded by the coding sequence ATGTCCATTTTTGTCAGCGAACCCGGCCGCCCGGTCGGAACCCGGCTACCGGAAACATTCCGGGCAAGGCCTGTGGGTGATGTTACAGAGCTGGCAGAAACCCAGAGCATTAATCCTGGCCGAAGTGAGGCAACGGACGCCGAGTTCCAGCAGGCCGCCAATGCCGGTCGCTACAAAGCACTTGAGGAATACGGCGCGGCGGCCGCTGGCGAGCGCCGGGAAGACCGCCCTTATCTGCCGGTATCCAGCATCTCGTCTCAAACCCTGTATTCCGTTCCGGCGTCTGCAACGATTTCTGAGGCTTTAACCGTCATGGACGAGCACCAGGTGCATCACCTTGTGATCATGGCGGATAACAACGTTGCCGGCCTTGTCGACCTGCGTTGGCTCCTGGGCTGGCTTCACGAGAACGAAGCCGATGCCATGAGCCAGAGCCTGGTTCACATCGAGTTGCCCGCGTTCCTGACAGCCTCACCCGAGACCGATGCCCATCAGCTCGCCAGGCTCATGCTGGCCCACCAGCTCAACGCAGCCCTGGTGGTAGATGCCAAAGGCGCCGCCTCCGGAATTGTTACCAGCACGGACTACCTGCGACTTTACGCCAGCGCCGGCCGCCATCAGGGAACGGTGTAG